One window of Gemmatimonadaceae bacterium genomic DNA carries:
- a CDS encoding SusC/RagA family TonB-linked outer membrane protein: MSTRFRWMTTAVLALLFGVSATAIAQNATITGKVLSDAGQPLYGANVVIEALTISVGTTAQGTYTIVVPGARARGQTVVLRVRAIGYQPVVQNVVLNAGTQTFNFEMKIDVNRLNQVVITGVTGATEVKKLAFTVAQVSQADVPVAGSNPLSQLQGKVAGANIVSASGRPGSAPSIILRGPQSINGSGRGQEPLYIIDGVVSQGGLQDINPQDIENVEVVKGAAASSMYGSRAGNGVIQITTRSGKNSQDGIKFRVNAEYGSSDVEHILNIPKATMMLMNEDMTRFCVVTSGAPDCTRTADIFAEAYRINDQGTDFSLPPLNFVNDGGISRNPGQVNLRALYLTNPWPKAGTPMRQLLTHGQQYNNTLDATGRVGRTNFFASANMFRQQGSLRFMDGYSRNSIRLNLDQQMAGNWNFGVRTAFTDAIDNDGGVQWLYLSRQPANAQLLKRDSKGRLYVRSVPQAQGAQNYNPAYYAENYRPRNRISRFVGALNAKWQPLTWLDASAEFGFDSRNNHRESQADRGFRTTAANSNNLGYLDWSDNKSYALNTAAMVTARHSWLDNALDTRLTLRTSYEASDDRGGSYGGVNLAVPGLEDPDAVVTGQYIGGYSQQVRALGMFANIDVDYKGRYILGGLVRRDAASLFGAAQRWQTYGRGSFAWRVSEEPWFKVSKISDLKLRISEGTAGNRPNYSAQYETFSIGAGGALSPSSLGNKNLRPEVSREIETGIDIEVMNKYGLTITNAKNVINDQILPVTPPAASGFGTQWQNAGELTNKTWEFSLNVPIIQKRDLGYSVRFNYDATTSVITRLDMPETFYSAAGQQGAEQMFKIKQGQTFGSIWGRSFVKSCSQLPAAFQAKCGNGLDYVKNQDGFIVYVGQGNTVKDGITKNLWFTRLPKDQAPWGMDILQWGGPILYRDSTGAVPLVNIGHALPTFHWSFSQNFSFHKFTAYALLDATVGKSVWNEQRQWSLGDFQVSEVDQSKHSIGDAKPLGYYFRAASTGGIGGLYDLLAPNNNTVEDASFIKLREVSLGYRFGKLPGVGGDWTVSLIGRNLKTWTDYRGYDPEVGLGGGNLGSGALNAIDAFTFPNLRQLTFSIGTSF, translated from the coding sequence ATGAGTACTCGGTTTCGCTGGATGACGACCGCAGTACTGGCTCTCCTGTTCGGCGTCTCGGCAACTGCGATTGCGCAGAATGCCACCATTACCGGCAAGGTGCTGTCGGACGCCGGTCAGCCGCTGTACGGAGCCAACGTTGTGATCGAAGCGCTCACCATCTCGGTTGGTACGACTGCCCAGGGCACGTACACGATCGTGGTGCCTGGCGCCCGGGCACGCGGCCAGACGGTCGTGCTGCGCGTCCGCGCGATCGGCTATCAGCCGGTGGTGCAGAACGTCGTGCTGAATGCGGGCACGCAGACGTTCAACTTCGAGATGAAGATCGACGTCAACCGCCTGAACCAGGTGGTCATCACGGGCGTGACGGGCGCCACCGAGGTGAAGAAGCTCGCCTTCACCGTGGCGCAGGTGTCGCAGGCGGACGTGCCGGTCGCCGGTTCGAACCCGCTCTCGCAGCTGCAGGGTAAGGTGGCGGGCGCCAACATCGTGTCGGCCAGCGGCCGCCCGGGTTCGGCGCCGTCGATCATCCTGCGTGGCCCGCAGTCGATCAACGGTTCTGGCCGTGGCCAGGAACCGCTGTACATCATCGACGGCGTGGTTTCGCAGGGCGGCCTGCAGGACATCAACCCGCAGGACATCGAGAACGTCGAAGTCGTGAAGGGCGCGGCCGCATCGTCGATGTACGGCTCGCGCGCCGGGAACGGCGTCATCCAGATCACGACGCGCTCGGGCAAGAACTCGCAGGACGGCATCAAGTTCCGCGTCAACGCGGAATACGGCTCGTCGGATGTTGAGCACATCCTCAACATCCCGAAGGCCACGATGATGCTCATGAACGAAGACATGACGCGCTTCTGCGTGGTCACGAGCGGCGCCCCCGATTGCACGCGCACGGCGGACATCTTCGCCGAGGCGTATCGCATCAATGACCAGGGCACGGATTTCTCGCTCCCGCCGCTGAACTTCGTGAATGACGGCGGCATCTCGCGCAACCCGGGGCAGGTGAACCTGCGTGCGCTGTACCTGACCAACCCCTGGCCGAAGGCCGGGACGCCGATGCGCCAGCTGCTGACGCACGGCCAGCAGTACAACAACACGCTGGACGCGACCGGCCGCGTGGGGCGCACGAACTTCTTCGCCTCGGCGAACATGTTCCGCCAGCAGGGGTCGCTGCGCTTCATGGACGGCTACTCGCGCAACTCGATCCGCCTGAACCTTGACCAGCAGATGGCGGGCAACTGGAACTTCGGCGTGCGCACCGCCTTCACGGACGCCATCGACAACGACGGCGGCGTGCAGTGGCTGTACCTCTCGCGCCAGCCGGCCAACGCGCAGCTGCTCAAGCGCGACTCGAAGGGCCGTCTCTATGTCCGCTCGGTGCCGCAGGCGCAGGGCGCGCAGAACTACAACCCGGCGTACTACGCCGAGAATTATCGCCCGCGCAACCGCATCAGCCGTTTCGTGGGCGCCCTGAACGCCAAGTGGCAGCCGCTGACGTGGCTGGACGCCTCGGCCGAGTTCGGGTTTGACTCGCGCAACAACCACCGCGAGTCGCAGGCCGACCGCGGCTTCCGCACGACCGCGGCCAATTCGAACAACTTGGGCTACCTCGACTGGAGCGACAACAAGTCGTACGCGCTCAACACGGCCGCCATGGTGACGGCGCGCCACTCCTGGCTCGACAACGCGCTCGACACGCGCCTCACCCTGCGCACCTCGTACGAGGCGTCGGACGACCGCGGCGGCAGCTACGGCGGCGTGAACCTGGCGGTGCCGGGCCTGGAAGATCCGGACGCGGTGGTGACCGGCCAGTACATCGGCGGCTACTCGCAGCAGGTGCGCGCCCTGGGCATGTTCGCGAACATCGATGTGGACTACAAGGGTCGCTACATCCTCGGCGGCCTCGTCCGTCGTGACGCGGCGTCGCTGTTCGGCGCGGCGCAGCGCTGGCAGACCTACGGCCGCGGCTCGTTCGCGTGGCGCGTCAGTGAAGAGCCCTGGTTCAAGGTCTCCAAGATCTCGGACCTGAAGCTCCGCATCTCGGAAGGGACGGCGGGCAACCGCCCGAACTACAGCGCGCAGTACGAGACGTTCTCGATTGGCGCCGGCGGCGCGCTGTCGCCGTCCAGCCTGGGCAACAAGAACCTGCGCCCGGAAGTGTCGCGCGAGATCGAGACCGGCATTGATATCGAGGTCATGAACAAGTACGGCCTCACGATCACCAATGCCAAGAACGTCATCAACGACCAGATTCTCCCGGTGACCCCGCCGGCCGCGTCGGGCTTCGGCACGCAGTGGCAGAACGCGGGCGAGCTGACCAACAAGACGTGGGAGTTCTCGCTCAACGTCCCGATCATCCAGAAGCGCGACCTCGGCTACTCCGTGCGCTTCAACTATGACGCGACGACGTCCGTGATCACCCGCCTCGACATGCCCGAGACGTTCTACTCGGCCGCCGGCCAGCAGGGCGCCGAGCAGATGTTCAAGATCAAGCAGGGGCAGACGTTCGGGTCGATCTGGGGCCGCAGCTTCGTCAAGAGCTGCTCGCAGCTGCCGGCGGCCTTCCAGGCCAAGTGCGGCAATGGCCTCGACTACGTGAAGAACCAGGACGGCTTCATCGTCTACGTCGGCCAGGGCAACACGGTGAAGGACGGCATCACGAAGAACCTGTGGTTCACGCGCCTTCCGAAGGATCAGGCGCCGTGGGGCATGGACATTCTCCAGTGGGGCGGCCCGATCCTGTACCGCGACTCGACGGGTGCGGTGCCGCTGGTCAACATTGGCCACGCGCTGCCGACCTTCCACTGGTCGTTCAGCCAGAACTTCAGCTTCCACAAGTTCACGGCCTACGCACTGCTCGACGCGACGGTCGGCAAGTCGGTGTGGAACGAGCAGCGCCAGTGGTCGCTGGGCGACTTCCAGGTCTCGGAAGTTGACCAGTCGAAGCACAGCATCGGCGACGCGAAGCCGCTCGGCTACTACTTCCGCGCCGCCTCGACGGGCGGTATCGGCGGCCTGTACGACCTGCTGGCGCCGAACAACAACACGGTGGAAGACGCCAGCTTCATCAAGCTCCGCGAAGTGTCGCTCGGCTACCGTTTCGGCAAGCTCCCCGGCGTGGGCGGCGACTGGACCGTGTCGCTCATCGGGCGCAACCTGAAGACGTGGACGGATTACCGCGGCTACGACCCGGAAGTGGGCCTGGGCGGCGGCAACCTTGGCTCGGGCGCGCTCAACGCGATCGATGCCTTCACGTTCCCGAACCTGCGGCAGCTCACCTTCTCGATCGGCACCAGCTTCTGA
- a CDS encoding thioredoxin domain-containing protein has translation MMRFRLTSSLLALTLLACANRDSAGAARTADAATLQPSSVVPGDSANALLAKADAGRILGDPKASVWLIIISDFQCPYCRQWHEESWEAIRKEYVETGRIRVAYVNLPLEMHPNAMPAAQVAMCAAVQGKFWPVQDAIFRTQKAWKDLADAQPFFEKLAGDAGANVDTLRACVTSKATRPLIQGDIDRAMRAGAQSTPTFFVGGQPMIGAQPLAAFRGAIEAALATKPAAKPAAK, from the coding sequence ATGATGCGCTTTCGCCTCACCTCGTCCCTGCTTGCGCTCACCCTGCTCGCCTGCGCGAACCGGGACAGCGCGGGAGCCGCCCGCACCGCCGACGCCGCCACGCTGCAGCCGTCGTCGGTCGTCCCGGGCGACTCCGCCAATGCCCTGCTGGCGAAGGCCGACGCGGGACGCATCCTTGGAGACCCCAAGGCTTCGGTCTGGCTGATCATCATCAGCGACTTCCAGTGCCCGTACTGCCGGCAGTGGCACGAGGAGTCGTGGGAAGCCATCCGCAAGGAGTACGTGGAGACGGGGAGGATTCGCGTCGCGTACGTGAACTTGCCGCTCGAGATGCACCCGAATGCGATGCCCGCGGCCCAGGTGGCCATGTGCGCCGCCGTGCAGGGCAAGTTCTGGCCGGTGCAGGATGCCATCTTCCGGACGCAGAAGGCGTGGAAGGATCTCGCGGACGCGCAGCCGTTCTTCGAGAAGCTGGCCGGGGATGCCGGCGCGAACGTCGACACCCTGCGCGCCTGCGTGACGTCCAAGGCCACGCGCCCGCTCATTCAGGGCGACATCGATCGCGCCATGCGGGCCGGAGCGCAGTCGACCCCGACGTTCTTCGTCGGCGGCCAACCGATGATCGGGGCGCAGCCGCTGGCGGCATTTCGCGGCGCCATAGAAGCCGCGCTCGCGACGAAACCGGCGGCCAAGCCCGCCGCAAAGTAG
- a CDS encoding glycosyltransferase N-terminal domain-containing protein: MNPALRAAYATAGTLAEWASSAARHHGGGKTMASLAGRRGVIERFARWGAAHRDPVRPLVWFHAPSVGEGLQARPVIELLRAHRPDVQVVYTHFSSSAVSFAARVGADYADYLPFDTARAARALVHALRPTALVFSKLDVWPVLVEEAARAGVRVAMIAATMAEGSGRRGMMARAFLRDAYAAIGAIGAIDADDAERLVALGVNQAHVRVTGDTRYDQVWARAAGVDRDSGLLAPLASARPTLVAGSTWPADETVLAEAWRGLRARVPTARLIIAPHEPTPTHVNAIQGWAARESLPAARLGAHDVGSAEVVIVDRVGVLGDLYALADVAYVGGGFHAAGLHSVIEPAAFGAPVLFGPRCVGSRDAGLLMAARGGRAVPDARALQSSLIEWFSNAAARSAAGQRARALVQGGTGAAERSYEMVVEML, encoded by the coding sequence GTGAACCCCGCGCTGCGCGCCGCCTACGCCACTGCGGGCACGCTCGCGGAGTGGGCGTCGTCGGCCGCTCGCCACCACGGCGGCGGCAAGACGATGGCGTCGCTGGCGGGACGGCGCGGCGTGATCGAACGATTCGCCCGGTGGGGCGCCGCGCATCGCGACCCGGTCCGTCCGCTGGTCTGGTTCCACGCCCCGTCGGTCGGCGAAGGGCTGCAGGCGCGCCCGGTCATCGAGTTGCTGCGCGCGCATCGGCCGGACGTGCAGGTGGTCTACACGCACTTCTCGAGCAGCGCAGTGAGCTTTGCCGCGCGCGTTGGCGCCGATTACGCCGACTACCTCCCGTTCGACACCGCGCGCGCGGCGCGCGCCCTCGTGCACGCGCTTCGCCCCACCGCGCTGGTGTTCAGCAAGCTCGATGTCTGGCCGGTGCTCGTGGAGGAAGCGGCCCGGGCCGGGGTGCGCGTGGCGATGATCGCCGCCACGATGGCCGAAGGATCGGGCCGGCGCGGCATGATGGCGCGCGCCTTCCTGCGCGATGCGTACGCCGCCATCGGCGCCATCGGCGCGATCGACGCCGACGATGCCGAGCGCCTGGTGGCGCTGGGCGTGAACCAGGCGCACGTGCGCGTGACGGGTGACACCCGGTACGATCAGGTCTGGGCGCGCGCCGCGGGCGTGGACCGGGACTCCGGACTGCTCGCACCGCTCGCGAGCGCTCGGCCCACGCTCGTCGCCGGCTCCACCTGGCCCGCCGATGAGACGGTGCTCGCTGAGGCCTGGCGCGGCCTCCGCGCCCGCGTGCCGACCGCGCGGCTCATCATCGCGCCGCACGAACCCACGCCGACGCATGTGAACGCGATTCAGGGGTGGGCAGCGCGGGAAAGTTTGCCGGCCGCGCGACTCGGCGCGCACGATGTCGGCAGCGCCGAGGTGGTGATCGTCGATCGCGTCGGCGTCCTGGGCGACCTGTACGCGCTGGCGGACGTGGCGTACGTCGGCGGTGGCTTCCATGCAGCGGGGCTGCACTCGGTGATCGAGCCTGCGGCCTTCGGCGCACCCGTCCTCTTTGGCCCGCGTTGCGTCGGCAGCCGCGACGCCGGCTTGCTGATGGCGGCGCGGGGCGGACGCGCTGTGCCCGACGCGCGTGCGCTCCAGTCGTCGCTCATCGAGTGGTTCAGCAACGCCGCCGCTCGCTCCGCGGCGGGTCAGCGGGCGCGCGCGCTCGTGCAGGGTGGAACGGGAGCGGCGGAGAGATCCTATGAGATGGTCGTGGAGATGCTCTAG
- a CDS encoding DUF5916 domain-containing protein, producing MRFSAFLLGAAISAHSALGQSARPSVAIPRIDARVTVDGVLDEPAWAQAAVLDGFRQYMPVDSRPAQERTEVRLWYAPDALMVGIRAFTADAASLRATRADRDKIGNDDRVLLYLDTFNDQRRAFMFGVNALGVQLDGVRTEGGYSATTMMGGSIDYNPDFYYESRGRLTPQGYEVELRIPFKSLRLPGTGAQTWGFNVHRFSPSSGYEDTWSGVRRAGASFLAQSGTLTGLHDLERGVVTEVQPFVTSSAAGQRQPDGSFTRSDAVTSAGANLRLGFTQLSLDATFNPDFSQVESDAGLVTINERFALYVPEKRPFFLEGIELFATPNQLVYTRQLKDPSVGGKVTGKLGAYSVALLSARDHQGAGNAQFQIGRLRRDLGAGSNAGLTVTDKEQGGAYNRVAAADVRLVYRKLYFFEAQLGTAATRTDGLPGRQGEIWKVENDRTGRHWGYNIQWIDIGRGFESQAGFVPRNNITSFHWFNRLSWYGEPGARVESFTTFFSPTRIWRSGGGFTSAPLEGKDNVNFMIRLRGGWNVNTSVARQFFYVDPAAYSRYTIGGGPTALPYRPATWQSGLADVSATVSSPVLQRVNASVSVQRTTSPIFAEGSRGTDLRLSGSLTLRPTSAARVEATLASSRITRRLDGSEYARTLIPRVKAEYQLTRAMFVRVVGEYRSERRDALRSADDGQTLWVNQSASVPTAASRLRVDWLASYQPTPGTVAFFGYGTGLDAPRADEFSDLRRADDAFFVKLAYQFRR from the coding sequence ATGCGATTCAGCGCATTTCTGCTCGGCGCGGCGATCAGCGCTCACTCGGCTCTTGGGCAATCGGCCCGGCCGTCCGTTGCGATTCCGCGGATCGACGCGCGCGTCACCGTGGATGGCGTGCTCGACGAACCGGCCTGGGCGCAGGCCGCGGTGCTCGACGGCTTCCGCCAGTACATGCCCGTCGACAGCCGCCCGGCGCAGGAACGGACGGAGGTGCGCCTGTGGTACGCCCCCGACGCGCTGATGGTGGGGATCCGCGCGTTCACGGCCGACGCCGCGTCGCTGCGCGCGACACGCGCCGACCGCGACAAGATCGGCAATGACGACCGGGTGCTCCTGTACCTCGACACGTTCAACGACCAGCGGCGGGCGTTCATGTTCGGCGTCAACGCGCTGGGCGTGCAGCTGGACGGCGTGCGCACCGAAGGCGGCTACAGCGCGACGACGATGATGGGCGGCAGCATCGACTACAACCCCGACTTCTACTACGAGTCGCGCGGCCGCCTCACGCCGCAGGGCTATGAAGTGGAGCTGCGGATTCCGTTCAAGAGCCTGCGCCTGCCGGGAACGGGCGCGCAGACGTGGGGCTTCAATGTGCACCGCTTCTCGCCGTCCTCGGGCTACGAGGACACGTGGAGCGGCGTGCGCCGCGCCGGTGCGTCGTTCCTGGCGCAGTCGGGGACGCTGACCGGGCTCCACGACCTCGAGCGCGGCGTGGTCACGGAGGTGCAGCCGTTCGTCACCTCGTCAGCCGCCGGCCAGCGACAGCCGGATGGGTCGTTCACCCGCAGCGATGCCGTCACCAGCGCCGGGGCGAACCTGCGCCTCGGCTTCACGCAACTCTCGCTGGACGCGACCTTCAACCCCGACTTCAGCCAGGTGGAGAGTGACGCCGGGCTGGTGACGATCAACGAGCGCTTCGCGCTGTATGTCCCCGAGAAACGTCCGTTCTTTCTCGAAGGGATCGAGCTCTTCGCCACGCCCAACCAGCTGGTCTACACGCGACAGCTCAAGGATCCATCCGTCGGCGGGAAGGTGACGGGGAAGCTTGGCGCGTACAGCGTGGCGCTGCTCAGCGCGCGGGACCATCAGGGGGCGGGGAACGCGCAGTTCCAGATTGGCCGGCTGCGCCGCGACCTGGGCGCGGGCTCGAATGCCGGCCTCACTGTCACCGACAAGGAGCAGGGCGGGGCGTACAACCGTGTCGCGGCGGCCGACGTCCGCCTCGTCTACCGCAAGCTGTACTTCTTCGAGGCGCAGCTCGGCACTGCGGCGACGCGCACCGATGGGCTGCCCGGCCGGCAGGGCGAAATCTGGAAGGTCGAGAACGACCGCACCGGGCGTCACTGGGGATACAACATCCAGTGGATCGACATCGGACGCGGGTTCGAGAGCCAGGCGGGCTTCGTGCCGCGCAACAACATCACGAGCTTCCACTGGTTCAACCGGCTGTCGTGGTACGGCGAGCCGGGGGCGCGGGTGGAGAGCTTCACGACGTTCTTCAGTCCGACGCGCATCTGGCGTTCGGGCGGCGGCTTCACGAGCGCGCCGCTCGAGGGGAAGGACAACGTCAACTTCATGATCCGGCTGCGCGGCGGCTGGAACGTGAACACGTCGGTGGCGCGGCAGTTCTTCTATGTCGATCCCGCGGCCTACTCCCGATACACGATCGGCGGCGGACCGACGGCGCTGCCGTACCGTCCCGCCACCTGGCAGTCCGGCCTGGCCGACGTCAGCGCCACAGTCTCGTCCCCCGTGCTGCAGCGGGTCAACGCGTCGGTCTCGGTGCAGCGGACCACCTCGCCGATCTTCGCGGAAGGGTCGCGTGGCACCGACCTCCGCCTTTCCGGGTCGCTGACGCTGCGTCCGACGAGCGCGGCCCGCGTCGAGGCCACGCTCGCGTCGTCGCGCATCACGCGGCGCCTCGACGGTTCGGAGTATGCGCGGACGCTGATCCCGCGCGTGAAGGCGGAGTACCAGCTCACGCGAGCCATGTTCGTCCGCGTGGTGGGCGAATACCGCTCGGAGCGCCGTGACGCCCTGCGCTCGGCCGATGATGGACAGACGCTCTGGGTGAACCAATCGGCTTCCGTGCCGACCGCCGCCAGCCGCCTGCGCGTGGACTGGCTCGCCAGCTACCAGCCGACGCCGGGCACGGTCGCGTTCTTCGGGTATGGCACCGGTCTCGACGCGCCGCGCGCCGACGAGTTCTCCGACCTGCGCCGCGCGGACGACGCGTTCTTTGTGAAGCTGGCGTATCAGTTCCGGCGCTAG
- the atpC gene encoding ATP synthase F1 subunit epsilon codes for MLKVSVVSPEATLYEGDATSVVAPAFDGEVGILPSHAPMITVLGQGTLRVEGATPARFAVSGGFVQVVDNVVRVVTEQAKAV; via the coding sequence ATGCTCAAGGTCTCGGTGGTCTCGCCGGAAGCGACGCTGTACGAGGGGGACGCCACGTCGGTCGTGGCGCCCGCGTTCGACGGCGAGGTGGGCATCTTGCCGAGCCACGCGCCGATGATCACGGTGCTGGGGCAGGGGACGCTGCGCGTGGAGGGCGCGACGCCGGCGCGGTTTGCGGTGTCAGGCGGCTTCGTGCAGGTGGTGGACAACGTGGTGCGCGTGGTGACGGAGCAGGCAAAAGCCGTCTAG
- the atpD gene encoding F0F1 ATP synthase subunit beta: protein MTTATDTHIGKIVQIIGPVIDVEFAPDHLPDLYNALEVKVTNDAGEHIRVVAEVQQHIGRNQVRAVGMSTTDGVVRGMDAVDLGHAISVPVGSAALGRILNVLGEPVDNGAPIGAEVERWPIHRKRPDFVNLEPKTEIFETGIKVIDLIAPFVKGGKIGLFGGAGVGKTVVIMELINNVAKGHGGKSVFCGVGERTREGNDLYLEMQESGVINSTALIYGQMNEPPGARLRVGLAGLTVAEYFRDRENADVLVFIDNIFRFTQAGSEVSALLGRMPSAVGYQPTLATEMGDLQERITSTRDGSITSVQAIYVPADDITDPAPATAFAHLDATVVLSRAITELGIYPAVDPLASGSRILDPQFIGERHYKAATEVQRILQRYKELQDIIAILGMDELSEDDKKVVGRARRIQRFMSQPFSVAEQFTGIAGKYCKIDETISSFERLCAGEFDHLPEQAFFMAGGIEDVVENAKKLQA, encoded by the coding sequence ATGACGACTGCCACTGACACGCACATCGGGAAGATTGTTCAGATCATCGGTCCCGTGATCGACGTCGAATTTGCGCCGGACCACCTGCCCGACCTGTACAACGCCCTCGAGGTGAAGGTCACGAATGACGCCGGCGAGCACATCCGGGTCGTCGCCGAGGTGCAGCAGCACATCGGCCGCAACCAGGTGCGCGCGGTGGGCATGAGCACCACCGACGGCGTCGTCCGCGGCATGGATGCCGTGGACCTCGGCCACGCGATCTCGGTGCCGGTGGGAAGCGCCGCGCTCGGGCGCATCCTGAACGTGCTCGGCGAGCCGGTGGACAATGGCGCGCCGATCGGCGCCGAGGTCGAGCGCTGGCCGATCCACCGCAAGCGCCCCGACTTCGTGAACCTCGAGCCCAAGACCGAGATCTTCGAGACGGGCATCAAGGTCATCGACCTGATCGCGCCGTTCGTGAAGGGCGGCAAGATTGGCCTCTTCGGCGGCGCCGGCGTGGGCAAGACGGTCGTGATCATGGAGCTCATCAACAACGTGGCCAAGGGCCACGGCGGAAAGTCGGTCTTCTGCGGCGTGGGCGAGCGCACGCGCGAGGGCAACGACCTGTACCTCGAGATGCAGGAATCGGGCGTCATCAACTCGACGGCGCTCATCTACGGCCAGATGAACGAGCCGCCGGGTGCGCGTCTTCGCGTGGGACTGGCCGGCCTGACGGTCGCCGAGTATTTCCGCGATCGCGAGAACGCCGACGTGCTGGTCTTCATCGACAACATCTTCCGCTTCACGCAGGCGGGCTCGGAAGTGTCGGCGCTCCTCGGCCGCATGCCGAGCGCCGTGGGCTACCAGCCGACGCTGGCGACGGAGATGGGCGACCTGCAGGAGCGCATCACCTCGACGCGCGACGGTTCCATCACCTCCGTGCAGGCCATTTACGTGCCGGCCGACGACATCACCGACCCGGCGCCGGCGACGGCCTTCGCGCACCTCGACGCGACGGTCGTGCTCTCGCGCGCCATCACCGAGCTGGGCATCTACCCCGCGGTGGATCCGCTCGCGTCGGGCTCGCGCATCCTGGACCCGCAGTTCATCGGCGAGCGCCACTACAAGGCGGCCACCGAGGTGCAGCGCATCCTCCAGCGCTACAAGGAACTGCAGGACATCATCGCGATCCTCGGCATGGACGAGCTCTCGGAAGACGACAAGAAGGTCGTCGGCCGCGCGCGCCGCATCCAGCGCTTCATGTCGCAGCCCTTCTCGGTGGCCGAGCAGTTCACGGGCATCGCCGGCAAGTACTGCAAGATCGACGAGACCATCTCTTCGTTCGAGCGCCTGTGCGCCGGCGAGTTCGACCACCTGCCGGAGCAGGCCTTCTTCATGGCCGGCGGGATCGAGGACGTGGTGGAAAACGCCAAGAAGCTGCAGGCCTGA
- the atpG gene encoding ATP synthase F1 subunit gamma, with amino-acid sequence MAKGRELVGRIKTTENTRKITRTMEMVATSKLKRSSDRVAATRPYARALGDVISNLFNAELAERFPLLRQPVAERRAVVLLITANRGLCGGFNANLIKEARMTVNALEDRGVDVDLHVVGRKGLGYFKYVGRELASSRTDIGDVPTLHDAARLVDQLMADFAAGVVDSVYVVHAKFNSVLSTPPTTDRVLPVKAPERTGAQRDYLLFPSADAILTELLPSYVRNAVYRALVETAAAEQAARRTAMKSATDNAGEMLNILRRTYNRARQANITQEIAEIVGGAAALQG; translated from the coding sequence ATGGCCAAGGGACGCGAACTCGTAGGGCGCATCAAGACCACGGAGAATACGCGGAAGATCACGCGTACCATGGAAATGGTGGCGACGTCGAAGCTGAAGCGGTCCTCCGACCGCGTGGCGGCGACGCGCCCGTACGCGCGGGCGCTCGGCGACGTCATCTCGAACCTTTTCAATGCCGAGTTGGCGGAGCGTTTTCCGCTCCTGCGGCAGCCCGTCGCCGAGCGGCGCGCGGTGGTCCTGCTCATCACGGCCAATCGCGGCCTGTGCGGCGGGTTCAACGCCAACCTGATCAAGGAGGCGCGAATGACGGTCAACGCGCTCGAGGATCGGGGCGTGGACGTGGACCTGCACGTCGTCGGCCGCAAGGGCCTCGGCTACTTCAAGTACGTGGGCCGCGAGCTGGCCTCGTCGCGCACGGACATCGGCGACGTGCCGACGCTGCATGACGCGGCGCGGCTCGTGGACCAGCTGATGGCGGACTTCGCCGCCGGCGTGGTGGATTCCGTGTATGTCGTGCACGCGAAGTTCAACTCGGTGTTGTCGACGCCGCCGACGACCGACCGCGTGCTCCCGGTGAAGGCGCCGGAGCGCACGGGCGCGCAGCGCGACTACCTGCTGTTCCCGTCGGCTGACGCGATCCTGACGGAACTGCTTCCCTCGTACGTGCGCAACGCGGTCTACCGCGCGCTCGTCGAGACGGCCGCCGCGGAACAGGCGGCGCGGCGCACCGCCATGAAGAGCGCCACCGACAACGCGGGGGAGATGCTGAACATCCTCCGCCGCACCTACAACCGCGCCCGCCAGGCCAACATCACGCAGGAGATCGCCGAAATCGTCGGCGGCGCTGCGGCACTCCAAGGTTGA